The following are encoded in a window of Qipengyuania soli genomic DNA:
- a CDS encoding NnrU family protein has translation MDQPLLSLVAAAIAFVGTHFALSHPLRAPLVARLGENGFRGLYSLVSLATFVWAVLAFRAVGPGGLPLWDGMGDVAWVIATLVMLVASVLLAGSFVRNPAMPDPRAAAHAAMGPHGVFYVTRHPMMWSFALWAAVHVMLSPTPRQLVLAGALGFLSLVGAHMQDRKKEVLMGTAWAEWEAQTSYWPRFGQLAKGGATAWIGGLLLWLGATYGHIHANGIPAGIWRWIG, from the coding sequence ATGGACCAGCCTCTGCTTTCGCTAGTTGCCGCCGCGATTGCCTTCGTCGGCACGCACTTCGCCCTGTCGCATCCCCTTCGCGCGCCGCTCGTTGCTCGGCTCGGAGAGAACGGGTTCCGCGGCCTCTACTCGCTGGTATCGCTCGCCACATTCGTCTGGGCAGTCCTCGCATTTCGCGCAGTCGGCCCCGGCGGGCTTCCCTTGTGGGACGGAATGGGCGATGTCGCGTGGGTCATCGCCACATTGGTCATGCTGGTTGCATCTGTCCTGCTGGCAGGATCCTTCGTCCGCAATCCCGCCATGCCCGATCCGCGCGCCGCGGCCCATGCCGCGATGGGTCCGCATGGCGTATTCTATGTCACCCGCCACCCGATGATGTGGTCCTTCGCGCTGTGGGCAGCAGTTCATGTGATGCTCAGCCCAACCCCGCGCCAGCTAGTGCTTGCAGGCGCGCTCGGTTTTCTCTCGCTCGTCGGTGCGCACATGCAGGACCGCAAGAAGGAAGTCCTGATGGGCACCGCGTGGGCTGAATGGGAGGCGCAGACCAGCTATTGGCCGCGTTTCGGGCAGCTTGCCAAGGGCGGAGCCACGGCCTGGATCGGAGGGCTGCTGCTCTGGCTCGGCGCGACCTATGGCCACATTCACGCCAATGGCATCCCCGCAGGTATCTGGCGCTGGATCGGTTAG
- a CDS encoding FKBP-type peptidyl-prolyl cis-trans isomerase, whose translation MRTTLIALGAAALAVGFHALSAQDSGPDRSQDLVWMSAQQAYLAGLKREDGWHYMDGGLRWRYIEYAGSDRHPTVADTVTVHYAGTFTDGSTFDSSFDRGEPATFPLGRLIKAWQVAIPQMGVGDTIEIAAPGDLAYGAKGKGPIPGGATLLFKVKLLDIEARE comes from the coding sequence ATGCGGACAACACTGATCGCGTTGGGCGCTGCTGCCCTGGCGGTAGGGTTCCATGCGCTCTCCGCGCAGGATTCCGGACCCGACCGGTCGCAGGACCTTGTCTGGATGAGCGCTCAGCAAGCCTATCTGGCCGGTCTCAAGCGCGAGGACGGCTGGCACTACATGGATGGCGGCCTGCGCTGGCGCTATATCGAGTATGCGGGCAGCGACAGGCATCCCACCGTGGCGGACACGGTGACCGTCCATTACGCCGGCACCTTCACCGACGGCTCTACGTTTGATTCATCCTTCGACCGCGGTGAACCTGCCACCTTCCCGCTCGGTCGCCTCATCAAGGCGTGGCAGGTAGCCATCCCGCAGATGGGCGTGGGTGACACGATCGAGATCGCGGCACCTGGCGACCTTGCCTACGGTGCGAAGGGCAAGGGCCCCATTCCCGGCGGCGCCACACTGCTGTTCAAGGTCAAGCTGCTCGACATCGAAGCTCGGGAATAG